DNA from Helicobacter pylori:
TACGAAAATTTTAAGGAACGGCATGGAGTTTTTAGGACTGATTTTAAGTCTGGCCGCTATTTTGATAGCGTTTAAAAAGCCTGAAAAAGAAAATTGGGCGTTTGGGATTTTGATTGTGGTGTGGTTGGTGGAGCTTATTATTTTTATAGCCCATAGCTCTAGCGTTTTGCCTAACATGAATCTATAAGGGGGATGCATGAATAAAGAAACCCAATTTTACAATCTTTTTTCTTTGGCGGTTTTAGGGATTTTGATCTTTCCTGTGGGTTTGGCGAATTTTTATTTTGGCTATGTTTTGAAGGATTCGCCTTGTATTTTTTGCTGGGCGCAACGCATCAACATGATTTTAATTGGGGCGGTGGCGCTTTTGGTGGTGCGTTTTGGGTTTAAGCCTAAATACATTGCCTTGCTGCTACTCATGGCTAGTAGCGGGCTGTATGAGAGCTTTTATCATACGGGTGGCCATGCTTTAGAAGATGTGGGGCAGGGCTTCGCGCTCGCTATTTTGGGCTTGCACACGCAGTTTTGGGCGCTTTTTGTCTTTTTTAGCGTGATAACGCTTTTAGGGGTTTTACTCTTTTTTGCCCCTAATGCCCAACCTTTTAAAGATCGTTTGTTAAACACGCTCCAAAAAAGCGCTTTTTATGTTTTCTTTATGGTGGTGGGTTCTAATGCGATACAGGCGTTTGTTTCTACCGGGCCTTTCCCTTACATAGGGCAAAGCGATCCGGTGCGTTTTTCTTGGAATTTGAAAGAATCGGTCTGGTCTATGGAGAATTGGGATCATTTGAAATTCCCAAGAAGCGTTTTAGGCAGAAGAGATGTGGGCGAGCCTTTGAAATTGAGCGCTTTACCTAAAGATAATGATTATGAACATTCGCCTCTAGAAATCGCAAAAACTCTAAAGATTGAAAAAAAAGAAGAGCTTTTTTTAAAATTGAATGGGGCGATCACGGATTTGAGTTTCAATGAAGACAAGGCGATCCTTACCACAGAAAAGCAAGGGCTTTATCTTGTAAGTAACGATTTGAAAGCCATTCATAGCCATATGGTGTTGGATAGCTATTATAGCGCGACGGTGGGGGCGTTCGTGGGGGCGGATTTTAACGAAGATGAAAACATTGTGATCATGGGCAATAATAAAACGAGCGTAGAAATCACTCCTAACAAAAACGCTAACGCGCTTAAAAACTTCCCTTATTTTTTAGAAGGGGCTGACTCTTTTGATGAAGTGGAACGCAGCCGCTTAAAAACTTCTAGGGCGAAAAACTACTATATTAGTGCTGCAAGAAGAGGGGCTAAATTCACTTATTTAACCACCGCTCCTAACAAGCGTTATAAGGATTTGATGATTATCTCCATGCTCAATAACGACAAACAGGTGCATGGGGAGTTTTTACTGGAATTAGGCAATGCCAAACTTAAAGAAAAAAGGAAACTGGGCGAGTTAGTCATTAGCGCTTTGGCTTTAAAGGATAATAAACTTTATGCGTTCAGTAAGGAATTTAACACGCTTTTAGTCATAGACCCTACAAAAGAAGAGATCCTTGAAGTTTATGGCTTACCAAAAGAGA
Protein-coding regions in this window:
- a CDS encoding disulfide bond formation protein B, which gives rise to MNKETQFYNLFSLAVLGILIFPVGLANFYFGYVLKDSPCIFCWAQRINMILIGAVALLVVRFGFKPKYIALLLLMASSGLYESFYHTGGHALEDVGQGFALAILGLHTQFWALFVFFSVITLLGVLLFFAPNAQPFKDRLLNTLQKSAFYVFFMVVGSNAIQAFVSTGPFPYIGQSDPVRFSWNLKESVWSMENWDHLKFPRSVLGRRDVGEPLKLSALPKDNDYEHSPLEIAKTLKIEKKEELFLKLNGAITDLSFNEDKAILTTEKQGLYLVSNDLKAIHSHMVLDSYYSATVGAFVGADFNEDENIVIMGNNKTSVEITPNKNANALKNFPYFLEGADSFDEVERSRLKTSRAKNYYISAARRGAKFTYLTTAPNKRYKDLMIISMLNNDKQVHGEFLLELGNAKLKEKRKLGELVISALALKDNKLYAFSKEFNTLLVIDPTKEEILEVYGLPKEIKNISAGGFRNDELVLVSYENNKNILYTLNF